A segment of the Butyrivibrio fibrisolvens genome:
ATTCAAGGCCGTTGTCGTAGTACACGTAATCTATCTCATCGATCATAAAGTCCTGATGATTGATGTTAACTTCAGCTCCGCCAACCATGATCTTAATGTCAGGCTTTAGCTTTTTAAGCTTCTTGATCACATCAAGGGCATATCCTGCTGTATAGGATATGATGGAAAAACCTACAAATGATATATTATTTTCTTCAATGTGCTTAACAAGTCTCTGGAATCTGAAAAAAGGACTATGGAGACTTTCATCAAAAATCATGCAGTTTTTCTTTTCCTGCTTAACCACGGTCATGATGTACTCAAGGCCAAGTGGCTCAAGGCTTGCAACTCTCGCATCATAATGGACGCGAACGAACATATAATTTAAATCTTTCATATCAACCTCATATCTCACAATCATAATAATGAGACTGCGATAATTCTTTTTACAAAAATAATCTTCAAAGCATTAAAACCAACCAGTCTTCTTGGTGTCATAAGCTGTTCCAAAGAGTGTCCTGACTATGATCTTGGGGTATGTCACAACGTGGAGCCAGTAGTAGCGCATCTGGAACATAAATGCGCTCATGTGTTCCGGTGGAACTGTAACATGAAGGCCGTCTCTGTTCTTGGATTTAAAGTTAACGAGCTTGTCCTTGTACTGCTCATATGCATCAGTACCCTTATAAGGAGTGAAAATTCCAAATACCATCCATAACAAATTGTTATCTTTGATAAACTTCAAAAGATTCCTGAAATCCTCTTTGGTAGATGTATGGCTTACTACGAACAGGCCGTTACATACGATATTGTTCTCATGGCAGTGCTTGATCGCAAGGATGTTATCATTTCTGGATGTCTGCTTATTATATTCCTTGAGCTGGGCATCGCTTACTGCTTCAAGACCTATGAGAAGGTCTCTGAATCCGGCTTTATATGCAAGCGGGAGTACGTCAGGGTTTTCTGCTATAAAGTCAGCTCTTGCATATGCCATGAACTGCTTCTTGATGCCCTTTTCGATTATCTTTTCGCAAAAGCTAATAACTCTTTCTTTGTTAAAAAAGAATGTGTCATCAACAAACCATATCTTGTCGTGCTTAATAGATTCGACTTCTTCTATTACAGAATCAAGGTCTATCTCTGTGTATACGCCGCTGTTCATCTTGGTGCAGTAACAGAAGTTACAATTAAATGGGCAGGAAAAAGAAGCTTTTGATAAAGCGAATTTTCCTTTCATAAAGATAAAATTCTTTTTAAGGCCCTTGTAGAACTCTGTTCTGTCAGGCTTAACGATGAAGCAGTCTACGGGTTCGCCTTTTTCTTTTACCACCCATTTGCCGTCTTTTTTAAAGCAGATGCCTGTCTGCTTGTCCAAAACTTCGGGATCAAGGCCTGCTGCCCATATGTTCTTCTGGGTCTTAAGGCCGTTGTCGTAATACACAATGTCTATCTGATCCTTACAAAAGTCAGTGTAATTGAGCTCTGCTTCAGGTCCCCCTACCTGAATGCAGATATCAGGGAATTCTTTTTTGAGCTGGGCAGCTCTGTCAAGGATATAATCGACCGTGTTGGCATTAGCATTAAAACCGACTACGTTATATCCGCCTTCTCTGATCTTCTTTTTGATCCTTTCGAGCCTGAAAAACCAGGAATGCTGAAACTCATCAAGGATCTCACATTTAATATTCATATCTCTGCAAAGTCCTGCCACATACTCAAGTCCTAAAGGCTCGAGGTGTGCGACGATTGATGAATATTTTGGTCTTATCAGAAGGACCTTTATTTCTTTTTTCATACCATTTTCCATATTTTTAATTCCTTAAATGTATAACTTATACGATCAAATTCGATCTTAAGAATATGATCGATATTCCTTTTAAACTTATAATAACTTTTTAAAATACTGCATATTAACCTTGGCAGCGCCTACGGTCAGCTTAAGGGTGTCATAGAGTCCGTACTTTTTGACCATATACCACCAGCTCTTGGGATTGGCTGTGATCTTGTAATACAGGACCATGGTGTACCAGTAATACTTCCTGACTGAAAGGTTCATGGGCTTAACAACAAGATGGGCAAGGTCCCACTTCTCGTATTCATCTTCTCTAATAATAAAGTCCTTGCGGTACTGCTCGTACATCTCGGTTCCGCGAAGTGGCGTTAATGGCTGAAGATTTACAAAAATAAGTCCGAGCTTTTTGATCCATCTTCCAAGAGCATTAAAGTCTTCCTTGGTCCAGTCAAGACCCAGGATAAAGGTTCCATAGCATTCGACATCGTATTTTTGCAGGATGCTTACAGCTTTTTCATTGATGGAAACCTGAGTTCTCTTATTGTAGGTATCAAGGTCTTTACTACTGCAGGATTCAAGGCCTACGATAACGGCTCTTAGGCCTACTTCCTTAAGCCTCTTTATGGCTGCTTCGTTGTTTGCGATAAAGTCTGCTCTTCCGTATACAAGATATTTCTTGTGAATGTTGTTCTTTTCAAGCAGGTCGCAGAACTCCATTAGCCTTTCTGCATTAAACAAAAAGTCGTCATCGACTATATATACTTCTGTCTGCGGAATTGTCTTAAGCTCTTCTATTATATTTTCAAGACTTCTTGCGAAGTACTTATCATCGGTTATCTGCCTGCAGAAGCAGAACTTGCAGTTATAGGGGCATCCAAAGGATGTCTTAATGAGACTGCAGTTTCTGTGGAACATGTAATAGTAGTGTTTCCTATATTTTGAAACCTTGTCCCTGTCTGGAAAAAGATAATTGAAGGTAGTCTCTTTTACCGCCTTATTTACGCCTTTTGTATAGACACAGTCGAGGGGATTGTCATCCTGGCAAACGGCTTCCTGCGCATTATTTAATTCTTTACTTACGATACTTTTCCGGTCAGGTAATAAGTCTTCTTGAGATTTTATACCAGCTTCGTTATTTTTTTCTTTACTATCTTCACTTCCATCATCATTTCTATTCTCATTTATATCTTCTTTAGAAATAATGCTATTTTTTACTGTGTCTATTTCATGCAGATTCTCAAGCTTTTTTAGAATCGAAATAAAAGTCTTTATTCCATTAGCTCTTATAATGTAATCGATATTAGGATCTTCAAAATCCTCCGGATTAACTTCAGCATGGACGCCGCCAACTATTGTTACTATATCCTTACTGTACTCTTTGACCTGCCTTGCGTAGTCCTTAATGATATTTACATGAGCAATATAGCCGGTAACGCCGACTACGTCGGGCTTGTGTTTCTCCAAAAAGTAGGCGATCTTCTTTTTTTCAAGGATCATGTCTACTATGACTACTTCATGTCCCAGTGGTTCAACATTGGACGCTATATATTCAAGTTCCAAGGGCTCGCAGATCATGACGTTTTGAAGTCCTATCGTCTCCTTATGGGGCCTTGGCCTAAATAAAACAATTTTCATAACAACCTCATTAAATTCTAATCAACTGAAACCACATTCAAATGAATTTCCCTCTGACAGATGGTATAGATTGATGTAAATATTTATTTATAAAATCAAAGAAAATCTTGCATTCCTTAATAAGTACTCATTCTTTCAAATCTTTAAATACGCAGAAATCCGGAAAGGCATATCTGTACTCAAGAAGATATCTTCCGTGCTTCACCAGGAAGTTTATAAACCCGTTTGAATGATGCGCGTAGAAATATCTCTTTTCCAGCGCTGCGCCAAACTTAAGCTTGGTTTCTTCCGATGTCTGACCGAAATCTATGGTCTTGCATCCGTGCTTTATTCCATACCTTATTATGTGAAAAAGCATATAGTAATAAAGATCCGTGGTATCTTCCGAATAGTCCATTCCGCACAGCATGAAGATGAGCTTATCTTCTGCTTTTCTAAGAAGTACAAAGCCTATAGGCTTATCTTCTTTCAGGAATACGATCTTGGTAGCATCTACCTTGTCAAAAAAACCTTTTTCCAGTTTTTCAAGTTTGTAGTCTGACTTATTGTATGTATTTAGATATAACTGGTATACATCTATAGAGTCATCTGTGATCTCTCTTACTGTCAAATGGGAACACGCTTTAATAGCAAGCTTTATGCGCCTTCTGTAATGACTTCTCAGTGCGCATAGATATTCATCTTCTGTCTTAAATCTGTTTTGGAAGACGCAGGTAGGAAGTGTCTGCCCCAAAACGAAGTCCTTGTGGGGTCTATGCTCTTTTGTGTTAAGGATAAGTACAGGACCTTTCAATGTTTTTGCAAATTCAAGTACAAGATCCGTATCATTTGTGATAAATCCCGGCTCACTTAAGGAACATGGATAACCAATGACGCTTGTACTAAGCGATAAGTCCATTTTTCCATAGGTGAAAATGTTAAGGTTCATCTTATATACAATTATGAAAGCTTTGGAACTGCCTTTTTGTACATGGTAGTATTCCTGTTCAAAGAGGTTTTCTTTCTTACATAGTCTAAGCAGCTCTGTTTCAAAAGGAAAAGGCTCTTTGGCCTGCCCATCTATAAGTGCCTGGATGTCCTCAGGGACTTCGCTCAGCTTCCTTACCATAAGACTAGTATCAGAACTTTTTTCTCTTATGATAAGGTCTTGGTCAGATCTCTTTCTCATACACTACATACCTTTTGTATTTCTCATCGCACAGGGCCTGACATACGCTGTTTGAATCGACATTTTCTTCAAGAACCCAGGATGATACAAGGTTTTGTATTCCATGACCCTGCATTGAGATATATACCTGATCAAGAAGTCCCATAACAAGACCGCTCTTCCTGTGCTGCGGAAGGACGCCGTATTCCATCAGCTTTCCGTATTTTATCTTCCTGCCCATAAAGATATTCCTGAAAAAGTGCCTTACACCAAACACTTCTCCGCCTTTTGCAAGTTCGTTATAATCCGGATACCACATGACGAATCCGACCGGCTCTCCGTCTTTGAATGCGAAAATAAGCGAATCCTCTTTCATGAACAAAAAGAGCTCTTTAAGCATCTCTTTATCTTCTTTATAGTTTCTTTTGTAATAGTATCTGTGGCCTTCAAATGCCTGATTATTAAGGTCAGTGTATATCTTTGAATACTCATCAAAATTCTTTTTGTCAAAAGATTTGAATTCATAATTCTTTTTGATCTTTCTAAGAAGGCTTGCGTATCTCTCAATCCTTGTGTGATCGGTCACGGACCTGTAGGTGCAAAGATATACCTTTTCAAGATCCATTTTGTCAAAATAGTCATTATAGAACTTTGGATTTGCAGCAGATGAGAAAGTGTTCTTCTCATCATAATGATCGCATAAAAGCCCAAGGCCGTAGTTAACATGGCCATTTAAGCCTATTACAAGTTTTTTGCAGTTATGCTTTTTACCTATTTCGATAGCTTTATCAACAAGCAGCTTTGCAGCTTCATCCTGGCCTGGAAGGCTTTCGAAAAAGCAAAGCTGGATATAATCAGAGAGGTCACTTGCGTATACAACAATTCCCTGACACACTATATTATTTGAATCTTTTACATTGAAGGCGTATATCTCTTTATCATTAACAAAGCTTGTCTTTCCGGAGAAAAGTTCCTGTATCAGGAACAGGTTGTTGTCTACGTAAAGACTACTTTCTTTATATAGTTTTCTTCTAAAATCAAGGAACAGCTTTTGTTCCTTATGATCTTTAACTTCTATTACTTCCATAACCTTATACTATTTTCTCCTGGATATATGTGATCATATCTTCGACAGTATTTAGTGATTTATAATCATCTTCATCCATCTCTATTCCATATCTTTCTTCAACCAGACAGATAAGTTCGATAAAATCAAATGATGACAGGTCAAAATCCGTCTTAAAATTAGAAGAAAGCTCTATATTATCAATATCATATTGTTCTTTCATTAATTTCTTAAATTCATCTAACATAATTAACCTCCTGCCGCAAGTTAAACGAATAACTAATTTTTCTAGTTACTGAAGCTTGCGACACAAATTTGGGTATGATTTTTCAATTTTCATACTTATTTCTTTTTATCTTGCGGGTACTGTTTTTCTCAAATTCCTGGTCCATGACTTCGACCTTATCTATGTTCATAAAGCCGGGAAGATCTTTATTTATCTTCTTTATATCTTCATCAAGGGTGTCTGCAGGCTTTTCCATATAGACTTTGGCTACTATGATCTCATTACTTTTAACGGCTCTGCTTGTTACGATGCATTCGTTAACGTAAGGAAGCTCCAATATCTTTTTCTCTACAGCTTCAGGAGAAAAATTCTTGCCGTTACTGCGGATTATCAGGTTCTTCTTGCGTCCTGTAACGAAGATGACCTTGTCGTCTGCGACATAGCCAAGATCGCCCGTCTTAAAATATTCGCCTTCCATGCTCTGCCTGGTGGCTTCGGGATTCTTGTAGTATCCAAGCATAACGCAAGGACCCTTGACCATTATCTCTCCTTCATCGGAGATTCTGACATCGATATGTCTCATGATGGTTCCGGCGCTTCCAACTACGTTATTGGCTGCCCTGCTTACCGCGATCGTAGGTGAGCACTCGGTCATGCCATAACCGTTTAAGAGCTTTATTCCAAGCTCTTCATATTTCTCAACATAATAGGGGTTTAAGGCTGCTCCGCCGCTTACGACAAGCCTTAACCTTTTATTTAATATATTCCCGAACAAGATGTGCCTTAGATCGATGTGGAACTTTAACAGGAAGTTACTTACCTTTATCATGTTGCAAAGAAGGTTATATCTGTTCTTTTTCTTAGCTTCGCGAACGATATTTTTATAAATTCCTTCAAAGACCATGGGAACAGCCTCGAAGAAAAACGGATCGAATGCCTTGATATCCCTTAAAAGGTACTTCAGGTCGAGATTTAAGCATACTGTTGTTCCATTGTACAAAGTTGCGAGAATTCCCGGATTAAAGCCGTAGGTGTGATTCATGGGGAGGAGTGATAGTGTCGGACTTTTTAGGACGTTATTTTCAAGAGTTCCCCGAACATTAGTTGCGATGTTATACTGGGACAGCATTACTCCCTTCATCTTGCCGTCAGTACCTGAAGTTGACGCAAGAACAGAGAATTTGTCCTTATCAATAGTTTTTATTCTGATAAAAAAATCTTCAGAAGGATACGAACCTGTGCTTAGTTTCTCGTATTCATCATCGATATTTATCGCTTTGATCAAAGGATCTTCAAGAAGGTCGGAAACTTTTTTGCCTGTCTTTTTGGTATAAAAAAGGACGTCGACATCAAAGTCTTTTATCATGTCTTTAAGAGTTTCCTTATCAAGCTCTTTGTCCAGTGGTACTATTACGTTATCAAGCGCTGCTGCCAGGTAAATGGTGATATATTCGAATCGGTTCTCAGAAACTATGGCTATGTGCTGCCCGCTTAATTTCTTTTCACCAAAATAAGAATACAGGTTGTAGATATGCTGTATTACGTCCCTGTACTTAAGATCTGTTATGGTATCTTTGGCAAAATACCTGATCGCCGTCTTATCAGGATAGCGATCATTCCAGCCTGAAATCATTTCGCCAAAGTTGTCGTAAATGACCGTATCTATATATGAAAAACTCATTAAATCTCCCCGCGTAAAACGTTACTGCCTGCCAGTATCAGTAACATGAAAAACTTTTTCCGAATGACCTATTATGGCACATATTTGTATATACTTCAATAATTATAACAGTTTTCATGCTATAACATATAGGCCGGATATTTGTCGGCCAAAACAAAGAGATTGCATAAAACCATAGCCTGTTTTATGCAATCCCTTTGTTTTATCATTATAAGTGTTTGTGAACAGTTCAAACTTTTTTATAGTTCTGTTAGAAATCTCTCGTTTCTTAATTCTTTTTATTTCTTCCGGTCAAACTTCTGAAGAAATGCCTGATCAGCGCATGAAGTGCCTTGTCGCCTGTTTGGGAAACTCTGTGAGACACTGCCATGTTGTGAAGCATTTCTGATCCCATCATATCTGCTGCCTTTGAAAGATAATCGGGCTTTGCTTCTATTTTGGAAACCTTTGCATTAAGTTCTGCCTTTTCTTCATCGGTTAGATACTTATCCGCAAGCTTATCAATAATGCCTTTTTCTACAGTTAAGCCTCCTGCCATAAAGCGGGCTGCATACTTGCCATATCTGTTAAAACCGGCTTCGATATCATCTCCAAGTGATGTTTCATAAGTAGTTGCCGGTCTGATACGTCCATCTCTTTCTCTTACTACCCATTCATTTGTGTTGTAATCAAAATACTTCTCTGCCATTTTTATTTCCTCCTAAGTATGAGTGTTTTCTCCGGAAATCCGCATCCGTCGCAGATTTCCGGGATTCTGATTTATTGTTCTATATATAAGTACCACTCAATACTTATTCGGTTTTATAATTTAGAAAAAAATTTTTATTTTTTTTCTATAAATTTTTTAAGGCTGTAATTTCGATATATCTAAAGTCACCTGGATATAGTTATTTTCCTGTTTCCAGTGCTCTTTGAACGGCATCAGCGGACAGATCTCTGTAATCATTTAACTGTGTTACATCAGCAGGTACATAGCCGTTATCTCCAATAAAATTGTCATTATCATCATAGTAATACTCTATCTCGCCTTCATATATGAACGTCTGAGTTCCGGTTGCCTGATCATACTCAGACACCATCTGGTATCCCATTTGTTCTACGCTTAAGTAAACTCCATCATGAGAATTCTTCCCCCACATAGTAGCCAAATGTCCTCCTCCGAAAGTGCCGCTCCAAAGCCATTCTGTTCCGTACCAACCGTATATATTAATGACATAATCAGCTTCACAGGTTCCTTCCTGTACGAACAGTTCAGGAATACCATCACCTGTTATATCATATACAAAATATCTAGG
Coding sequences within it:
- a CDS encoding radical SAM protein gives rise to the protein MKKEIKVLLIRPKYSSIVAHLEPLGLEYVAGLCRDMNIKCEILDEFQHSWFFRLERIKKKIREGGYNVVGFNANANTVDYILDRAAQLKKEFPDICIQVGGPEAELNYTDFCKDQIDIVYYDNGLKTQKNIWAAGLDPEVLDKQTGICFKKDGKWVVKEKGEPVDCFIVKPDRTEFYKGLKKNFIFMKGKFALSKASFSCPFNCNFCYCTKMNSGVYTEIDLDSVIEEVESIKHDKIWFVDDTFFFNKERVISFCEKIIEKGIKKQFMAYARADFIAENPDVLPLAYKAGFRDLLIGLEAVSDAQLKEYNKQTSRNDNILAIKHCHENNIVCNGLFVVSHTSTKEDFRNLLKFIKDNNLLWMVFGIFTPYKGTDAYEQYKDKLVNFKSKNRDGLHVTVPPEHMSAFMFQMRYYWLHVVTYPKIIVRTLFGTAYDTKKTGWF
- a CDS encoding radical SAM protein (Presence of a B(12) (cobalamin)-binding domain implies dependence on cobalamin itself, in one of its several forms, or in some unusual lineages, dependence on a cobalamin-like analog.), with protein sequence MKIVLFRPRPHKETIGLQNVMICEPLELEYIASNVEPLGHEVVIVDMILEKKKIAYFLEKHKPDVVGVTGYIAHVNIIKDYARQVKEYSKDIVTIVGGVHAEVNPEDFEDPNIDYIIRANGIKTFISILKKLENLHEIDTVKNSIISKEDINENRNDDGSEDSKEKNNEAGIKSQEDLLPDRKSIVSKELNNAQEAVCQDDNPLDCVYTKGVNKAVKETTFNYLFPDRDKVSKYRKHYYYMFHRNCSLIKTSFGCPYNCKFCFCRQITDDKYFARSLENIIEELKTIPQTEVYIVDDDFLFNAERLMEFCDLLEKNNIHKKYLVYGRADFIANNEAAIKRLKEVGLRAVIVGLESCSSKDLDTYNKRTQVSINEKAVSILQKYDVECYGTFILGLDWTKEDFNALGRWIKKLGLIFVNLQPLTPLRGTEMYEQYRKDFIIREDEYEKWDLAHLVVKPMNLSVRKYYWYTMVLYYKITANPKSWWYMVKKYGLYDTLKLTVGAAKVNMQYFKKLL
- a CDS encoding GNAT family N-acetyltransferase, translating into MRKRSDQDLIIREKSSDTSLMVRKLSEVPEDIQALIDGQAKEPFPFETELLRLCKKENLFEQEYYHVQKGSSKAFIIVYKMNLNIFTYGKMDLSLSTSVIGYPCSLSEPGFITNDTDLVLEFAKTLKGPVLILNTKEHRPHKDFVLGQTLPTCVFQNRFKTEDEYLCALRSHYRRRIKLAIKACSHLTVREITDDSIDVYQLYLNTYNKSDYKLEKLEKGFFDKVDATKIVFLKEDKPIGFVLLRKAEDKLIFMLCGMDYSEDTTDLYYYMLFHIIRYGIKHGCKTIDFGQTSEETKLKFGAALEKRYFYAHHSNGFINFLVKHGRYLLEYRYAFPDFCVFKDLKE
- a CDS encoding GNAT family N-acetyltransferase, whose product is MEVIEVKDHKEQKLFLDFRRKLYKESSLYVDNNLFLIQELFSGKTSFVNDKEIYAFNVKDSNNIVCQGIVVYASDLSDYIQLCFFESLPGQDEAAKLLVDKAIEIGKKHNCKKLVIGLNGHVNYGLGLLCDHYDEKNTFSSAANPKFYNDYFDKMDLEKVYLCTYRSVTDHTRIERYASLLRKIKKNYEFKSFDKKNFDEYSKIYTDLNNQAFEGHRYYYKRNYKEDKEMLKELFLFMKEDSLIFAFKDGEPVGFVMWYPDYNELAKGGEVFGVRHFFRNIFMGRKIKYGKLMEYGVLPQHRKSGLVMGLLDQVYISMQGHGIQNLVSSWVLEENVDSNSVCQALCDEKYKRYVVYEKEI
- a CDS encoding acyl carrier protein produces the protein MLDEFKKLMKEQYDIDNIELSSNFKTDFDLSSFDFIELICLVEERYGIEMDEDDYKSLNTVEDMITYIQEKIV
- a CDS encoding AMP-binding protein produces the protein MSFSYIDTVIYDNFGEMISGWNDRYPDKTAIRYFAKDTITDLKYRDVIQHIYNLYSYFGEKKLSGQHIAIVSENRFEYITIYLAAALDNVIVPLDKELDKETLKDMIKDFDVDVLFYTKKTGKKVSDLLEDPLIKAINIDDEYEKLSTGSYPSEDFFIRIKTIDKDKFSVLASTSGTDGKMKGVMLSQYNIATNVRGTLENNVLKSPTLSLLPMNHTYGFNPGILATLYNGTTVCLNLDLKYLLRDIKAFDPFFFEAVPMVFEGIYKNIVREAKKKNRYNLLCNMIKVSNFLLKFHIDLRHILFGNILNKRLRLVVSGGAALNPYYVEKYEELGIKLLNGYGMTECSPTIAVSRAANNVVGSAGTIMRHIDVRISDEGEIMVKGPCVMLGYYKNPEATRQSMEGEYFKTGDLGYVADDKVIFVTGRKKNLIIRSNGKNFSPEAVEKKILELPYVNECIVTSRAVKSNEIIVAKVYMEKPADTLDEDIKKINKDLPGFMNIDKVEVMDQEFEKNSTRKIKRNKYEN